The DNA region GCGCGACCATGGCGTGACGTCGACAGCCGATAAACGGGATGTCGGGATCGGGAAGCGGTGGCATCGTCAGCCACATGACTGCCGACTACCTCGAGATCAACCGGGCCAGCTGGGACGAACGCGCCCCGGCGCACGCCGCCTCACCGGACTACCGGGTCGCCGAGCTGGTCGCCGACCCGACCGGGCTCAGTGACGTGGTCCGGTTCGACGTGCCGCGCCTCGGTGACCTCACCGGCGTACGCGGGGTGCACCTGCAGTGTCACATCGGCACCGACACTCTGTCGCTGGCCCGGCTGGGTGCGACGATGACCGGTCTGGACCTGTCCGGGGCGTCGCTGGCCGAGGCCCGCCGGATCGCCGCCGCCGCGCGGACCCCCATCGAGTACGTCGAAGCCGACGTCTACCGGGCCGTCGAGGTGCTCGGCGCCGGTCGGTTCGACCTGGTCTTCACCGGTATAGGGGCGCTCTGCTGGCTGCCCAGCGTGACCCGCTGGGCCGACACGGTGGCCGGGCTGCTGCGGCCGGGCGGCCGGCTGTTCCTGCGGGAAGGGCATCCGGCGCTGTGGGCGATCGACGAGACCCGTCCGGACGGGCTGCTGGTGCTGGACCTGCCGTACTTCGAGACGGAGCAGCCGCTGGTGTGGGACGAGGCCGGCACCTACGTCGACACCGACGCCAACTTCACCCACAACCTGACGCACTCGTGGAACCACGGCATCGGGGAGATCTTCACCGCACTGACCGCTGCCGGGCTGCGGGTGACCGACCTGGTCGAGCACGACAGTGTGCCGTGGAACGCGCTGCCCGGCCGGATGACCAAGGGCGACGACGGCGAGTGGCGGCTGACCGAACGCCCGCAGCGGCTGCCGCTGAGCTACACCCTGCGGGCGGTGAAGGACGTCGGCTGAGGCTGTCGTGAAGGACGTCAGCTGAGGCTGTCGCGCCACTGGTCGTGCAGGGCGGCGTACCGGCCGCCGGCGGCGACCAGGTCGGCCGGTGCGCCGTCTTCGACGATCCGGCCGCCGTCGAGGACCAGCACCCGGTCGGCGATCTGCACCGTGGACAGCCGGTGGGCGATGACCAGCGCGGTCCGCCCCCGCCCGCCGTCGCCGCCGGTCAGCATCGTCTGCAACGCCCGCTGCACCAGCCGTTCGGTCGGTACGTCCAACGACGAGGTCGCCTCGTCGAGGATCAGCACCGCCGGGTCGGCGAGCATCGCCCGGGCGAACGCCACCAGCTGCCGCTGCCCGGCGGAGAGCCGCCCGCCACGGCGGTGCACGTCGGTGGCGTACCCGTCGGGCAGCCCGGCGATGAACTCGTGCGCGCCGATCGCCCGCGCGGCGGCCTCGATCTCGGCGTCGGTGGCGTCCGGCCGGCCGAACCGGATGTTGTCCGCCACGCTGCCGGCGAACAGGTGGTTCTCCTGGGTCACCATGATCACGTGGCGGCGCAGGTCGACGCCGGCGATGTCGCGCAGGTCGACGCCGTCGAGGGTGACCGCGCCGGACACCGGATCGTAGAGCCGGGCCACCAGCTTCGCGATCGTCGACTTGCCGGCCCCGGTGGCGCCGACCAGGGCGACGGTCTGTCCCGCCGGGATCCGTACGGTCAGCTCAGGCAGCACCAGCCGGTCCGGCCGGTAGCCGAAGGAGACCGCGCGCAGCCGCACCGCGCCGCGCACCGGCACCGGCAGCGGGCGCGGACGGGCCGGCTCGGGCACCTCGGGTCGCTCGTCGAGGACCCCGGACAGTTTCTCCAGGGCGGCGGTGGCCGACTGCAGCGAGTTGTAGAACTGGCTGAGCTCCTGCATCGGCTCGAAGAATCGGCGCAGGTACAGCAGGAACGCGGCGAGTACCCCGATCTCGGTCTCGCCCTGCAGCACCTGCCAGCCGCCGTAGGTGAGCACGATGGCGACCGCGACGTTGCCGATCCCCTTCAACGCCGGCGAGTAGATCGCGATCAGTCGGAACGCCCGCAGGTTGGCCTGCCGGAAGCCGTCGTTGACTTCGGTGAAGATCTCCTGGTTGCGGGCTTCACGGCCGAACGCGTGCACCGCCCGTACCCCGCCGAGGGATTCGACGAAGTGGACGATCAGCAGGGCGACGGCCTCCCGGGTCCGCCGATAAGCCACAGTGGAGGCGCGGGCGAACCAGACCGAGATCCACAGCAGGAACGGGAACGCCAACAGGGTCACCACCGCCAGCGGGGGGTCCAGCCACAGCAGGATGCCGGCCACCGAGATCACCGACAGCCCGGCCAGCACCAGGTCGTCGATGCCACCTTCGACGAGTTCGGCGATGGAATCCATGTCGCTGGTCAGCCGGGCGACCACCCGGCCGGAGGTGTACCGCTCGTGGAAGTCGACCGACAGTCGCAGGAAGTGCCGGTACACCCGTTGGCGCAGGTCGAGCAGGATCGCCTGGCCGATCCGGGCGGACAGGATCAGGAAGGTGCGTTTGCCGGCGTACTCGGCGATCGTCGCGGCCAGGAAGGCGACGCCGACCGCGACCAACGGGCCGACCGCGCCCCGGTCCCGCAGCAGCGGGATGGCCCGGTCGATACCGATCATGACCAGGTACGGTCCGGCCATCGCGGCGGCGTTCTGCAGCAGCAGCAGGGCGACCGCGACGCCGATCATCCGTCGGTGCGGTCGGGTCAACGAGCCGAGCAGGGCCCGGCTGCGGGCCCGCAGCCGGGCCGGGTCGCCACCTGCCGCCTCGCCGGATCCGCCCAGGTGGTCCATCCGGTCGTCGGCCACCCCCCGCCAGTCCGGCTGCCCGCCGACGGAGCCGTTGCCGCTGGTCACGCTGACCTGACGAGGCCGTGTCCGTCGGCGGAGAGCACCGCCCGGTACGCGGGCACGGTGGCGAGCAGCTCGGTATGGGTGCCGACCGCCACGATCCGCCCCTCCGCCAGCAGCGCGACCCGGTCAGCCAGCGCCACTGTGGATGGTCGGTGCACCACCAGCAGTGCGGTGGTGCCGGCGAGTACCCGGCGCAGCGCCTGTTCCACCAGGGCCTCGGTGTGCACGTCCAGCGCCGACAGCGGATCGTCGAGGACCAGCACCCGGGGTCGGCCGAGCACCGCGCGGGCCAGCGCCAGCCGCTGCCGCTGCCCGCCGGACAACGACAGCCCCTGCTCGCCGATGCGGGTGCGTAACCCCCACGGCAGGTCGTCGACGAAGTCGGCCTGGGCAAGGCGCAGCGCGGCGCGCACCTCGGCGTCGGTGGCGTCGGGGCGGCCGAGGGTCAGGTTCTCCCGGACCGACATCGAGAACAACGTCGGGTCCTCGAAGGCGACGCCGACGCAGCGGCGCAGCTCGTCGAGGCGCAGGTCCCGCAGGTCGTGCCCGTCCAGGGTGATCCGTCCGCCGGTCACGTCGTACAGCCGGGGCACCAGGGAGACCAGGCTGGTCTTGCCGCTGCCGGTCAGGCCCGCGATGGCCAGCGTCTCACCCGGGCGTACGGTCAGGTCGACGCCGCGCAGCACCGGCGCCCGGGCGCCCGGGTAACCGAAGGTCACTCCCTCGAAGCGTAGCTCGCCGCGGACCTCGTCGATCCGGATCCGGGTGGCACCGGGCCGGTCGGTGATCGTCGGCGGGGTGTCCAGCACCTCGTGGATCCGGTCGGCGGCGGTCATCGCCTCCTGCGCCTGGGCGATGATCCAGCCGAGCGACCGGATCGGCCAGACGAGCATCAGCTGCAACGTCACGAACGCGACCAGCTGCCCGATGGTGAGTTGTCCGTACACGACGGCGGCGGCACCGGCGACCAGCACCACGGCGAGCGCCATGTTCGGCACCAGGTCGTAGCGGGCGGAGGCGCGGGCGAGCAGCCGGCCCTTGCCGACCGCGGTGTCGTGCAGGGCACGGGCGCGGTGGGCGAACCGTTCGGTCAGCAACGGGCCCCGGCCCAGCGAGGTGATGGTCCGCAGCCCCTGCGCGGACTCCTCCACCAGGGTGGCCAGGTCGCCCTGTTGATCCTGCAGCCGGCGGGAGATCCGCAGGTACGCCCGGGTGAAGTGGCGGCTGAACAGATACAGCGGGACGGCGCTGGCCGCCACGACCAGCCCCAACGGCCAGTGCAGGTGCAGCAGCAGCGCGACGACCGTGACATACGTCGCCGTGTTGAGTAGCAGAAAGAGCAACCCGAAGGAAAGGAATCGACGGATTACTGACAGATCGCTGGTGGCGCGGGACAACAACTGCCCGGACTGCCATTGATCGTGAAAGGCGACCGGGAGCCGTTGCAGGTGGGCGTAGATGTCGTCGCGGATGGTGCTTTCCATCCCGATCGACGACGCGCTCTGTGTCCACCGCCGGATGAAGATCAGCGCCGCCTCGACCACGCCGAGCAGCAGCGCGAGTCCACCGAGGAGCAACAGCCCGGTCGGCTCACCGGCCGCCACCGGACCGTCCACCACCCCCGCGATGACCAGTGGAATGGCGATACCGGCGGCGGTCGCGGCGGCGGCAGCAGCGAGCAGCCAGCCGAGCTGGCCGAGGTACGGACGCAGGTAGCGGCGGAGCCGCCAGAGATTGTGGACGGCGGGTCGAGGTCGCGATGATCGATCGAGTGCGGCGTCCACAATATGACGGTAGCCGGTACCGGCGATACTTCACCGCCCCCGATCGGTCACCTCTCGCTCATGATCGAGCAGCCATTTCTTGATCGACAACCCCCATCGGTAGCCGCCCAGTGAACCGTCACTGCGCAACACGCGGTGGCAGGGCACGATCAGGGCGACGGCGTTGCGGCCGCAGGCGTTCGCCGCCGCCCGGACCGCCGCCGGCCGGCCGGCCAACGTGGCGAAGTCGCGGTAGGTCACCGGCTGGCCTGCCTTGACCTCCCGCAGTACCGACCAGGCGTGGTTGAGAAACTCGCCGCTGTGCTGGTGGACCGGCAAAGTGTCGAGCGCGGTCAGCTCACCGGCCAGGTAGGACCGGATCGCTGTGGTGACCGCCCCCAACTCGGCCCGCTGCCGCACCGACGCGCGGACGGCCGGGGTGATCAGCGGCAGCAGCGGCCCGGTGCCGTCGGTGAACCCCCCGGCCCGGACCGCGCCGTCGGCGTCGACGATCAAGGTGAACGGGCCGACCGGCGTCGGCACCGCCGCCGTGTCCAGGGTGACAAGTGGCATCAGGGATTCCTTCCGGCGCCGACCAGCGCCAATCGATTGTGGATCGTGACAGCCTGCCACAGGCGCAGCGTCGCGTACGACCGCCACGGTCGCCATCCGGTGGCGTGCGCGGTCAGTCCGGACACCGTGGTGGGCAGGTCGAGCAGTCGGGCGCCGTGGCGGACGCCCAGGTCGGTGCCGAGCAGGACGTCGGGGTCGGCCAGCGCCCGCATCGCCACGTACCCGGTCGTCCACGGCCCGATTCCGGGCAGCGCGCCGAGCCGGGCGACCAGCTCGGCCCGGTCGGCACCGGGGTCGAGCTCGACGGTGCCGTCGGCGACGGCGACGGCCAACGTCCGCAGCGTCGCCCGCCGCGCCGCCGGCATCGCGAACGCCGCGTCGGGCAGCTCCAGCAGCTCGGCCGGCGACGGAAACGGCACCAGCTCGTCGTCGGCCGGCTCTCCACTGTCGGCTGGCTGCCCGTCGTCGGTCGTCGGTCCGCCGCCGTCGGGTGCCGTCGGGTCGCCGGCGGCCGCCGCGCAGAGCCGGGCGAGCACCCGGCGGGCGGCGGCGACCGAGATCTGCTGGCCGAC from Solwaraspora sp. WMMD791 includes:
- a CDS encoding class I SAM-dependent methyltransferase, translating into MTADYLEINRASWDERAPAHAASPDYRVAELVADPTGLSDVVRFDVPRLGDLTGVRGVHLQCHIGTDTLSLARLGATMTGLDLSGASLAEARRIAAAARTPIEYVEADVYRAVEVLGAGRFDLVFTGIGALCWLPSVTRWADTVAGLLRPGGRLFLREGHPALWAIDETRPDGLLVLDLPYFETEQPLVWDEAGTYVDTDANFTHNLTHSWNHGIGEIFTALTAAGLRVTDLVEHDSVPWNALPGRMTKGDDGEWRLTERPQRLPLSYTLRAVKDVG
- a CDS encoding ABC transporter ATP-binding protein, with amino-acid sequence MADDRMDHLGGSGEAAGGDPARLRARSRALLGSLTRPHRRMIGVAVALLLLQNAAAMAGPYLVMIGIDRAIPLLRDRGAVGPLVAVGVAFLAATIAEYAGKRTFLILSARIGQAILLDLRQRVYRHFLRLSVDFHERYTSGRVVARLTSDMDSIAELVEGGIDDLVLAGLSVISVAGILLWLDPPLAVVTLLAFPFLLWISVWFARASTVAYRRTREAVALLIVHFVESLGGVRAVHAFGREARNQEIFTEVNDGFRQANLRAFRLIAIYSPALKGIGNVAVAIVLTYGGWQVLQGETEIGVLAAFLLYLRRFFEPMQELSQFYNSLQSATAALEKLSGVLDERPEVPEPARPRPLPVPVRGAVRLRAVSFGYRPDRLVLPELTVRIPAGQTVALVGATGAGKSTIAKLVARLYDPVSGAVTLDGVDLRDIAGVDLRRHVIMVTQENHLFAGSVADNIRFGRPDATDAEIEAAARAIGAHEFIAGLPDGYATDVHRRGGRLSAGQRQLVAFARAMLADPAVLILDEATSSLDVPTERLVQRALQTMLTGGDGGRGRTALVIAHRLSTVQIADRVLVLDGGRIVEDGAPADLVAAGGRYAALHDQWRDSLS
- a CDS encoding ABC transporter ATP-binding protein; this translates as MDAALDRSSRPRPAVHNLWRLRRYLRPYLGQLGWLLAAAAAATAAGIAIPLVIAGVVDGPVAAGEPTGLLLLGGLALLLGVVEAALIFIRRWTQSASSIGMESTIRDDIYAHLQRLPVAFHDQWQSGQLLSRATSDLSVIRRFLSFGLLFLLLNTATYVTVVALLLHLHWPLGLVVAASAVPLYLFSRHFTRAYLRISRRLQDQQGDLATLVEESAQGLRTITSLGRGPLLTERFAHRARALHDTAVGKGRLLARASARYDLVPNMALAVVLVAGAAAVVYGQLTIGQLVAFVTLQLMLVWPIRSLGWIIAQAQEAMTAADRIHEVLDTPPTITDRPGATRIRIDEVRGELRFEGVTFGYPGARAPVLRGVDLTVRPGETLAIAGLTGSGKTSLVSLVPRLYDVTGGRITLDGHDLRDLRLDELRRCVGVAFEDPTLFSMSVRENLTLGRPDATDAEVRAALRLAQADFVDDLPWGLRTRIGEQGLSLSGGQRQRLALARAVLGRPRVLVLDDPLSALDVHTEALVEQALRRVLAGTTALLVVHRPSTVALADRVALLAEGRIVAVGTHTELLATVPAYRAVLSADGHGLVRSA
- a CDS encoding methylated-DNA--[protein]-cysteine S-methyltransferase; this encodes MPLVTLDTAAVPTPVGPFTLIVDADGAVRAGGFTDGTGPLLPLITPAVRASVRQRAELGAVTTAIRSYLAGELTALDTLPVHQHSGEFLNHAWSVLREVKAGQPVTYRDFATLAGRPAAVRAAANACGRNAVALIVPCHRVLRSDGSLGGYRWGLSIKKWLLDHEREVTDRGR